CCGGGCTCCCCTCTGTAAAACAGGACTGAAGGTGAAATTGGGGTCTTCTTTAAAACTAAGCAAAGTgtaacttaaagaaaaaatggcTTCCAAGTGAGGGGTCTTTTTCTATAGTTAGGTTGAAAGTGGTACTGTTATCTGTTGGAAAGAAAGTGAGGGagattccttcctttttccaaTATGGCACAAGGGACTGTCACTTTGCTGAATGCCCTCATCTCCTAGTGTTTTAGGCAGTCCACCGTCTGACCTTCAGCTGACACTCTCCGCACCCTAGTACCCATCTCACGGAACAGGAAATCCTGCTCCAGGAAGGCCAGGGTGCCCCCAGCAGGCCGGCCCCCCTGGGCGGGCAGCTCTGGAGCCCAAAGTGGCCTCTCTGACTCGGAAACTAAAACTATGCCTCCCAAGCAGGCAAAAGTTAATGCCTGTGTTGTGGAGTTTGAAACTCCTGCAGGAACCGCGGAACTGATCCTGGAATCTGGCTCAGTGTCACTCATGAATGCGCCAGGAAAAAAACGTCACCGAAAAACCTCATACTTGTTCGTGCTTTGGTCTTTGAATTGTAAAAATCTTATCGCTTGAATCTCTCCCGTGATGGGGTTATCTAGCAACCCTAGGAAGGAGTggaactcaacaacaaaaacaaagccttCCTACCAAGCTGCCCAGGGGCTCCGGGGCTCCAGCAGTGGGGAAGCCAGGCGCGAAAGCGGTGGCTTGGGTTTAGGGCGCCGCGCTGCCTCGCCCGGGTTTTGTTCGGTAGCCGGGCCCGGGAGGGTCGCGGGCAGGCCCTGGAGGCCCCCGGGCCCGCGCGCGGCGTCGCCTCCCTCGGAACTGGCACTTGTCACCCGCCATCCCCTCTCAAGCGTCAGCGGGAGGCGGCAGGAAGCCCGGGAAGGGCGGAGTGAGGGAGCGAGGCGCTGGCGGCGGTGACTCAGCCGGGAGAGCCCGGGGCGGGCGGCCCACGCGGGGGAGGCCGGCCCGCGCGCCAGGCCCGGAAGGGTTAAGTGGGCGGCACCCGCCCCGCCCAGGCCCGCCCCCCGGAGGCCGCGGGGCCCAGCCGTATTTATAGCGACGATGCCGGGCGCGCAGCGTCTCTCCGCAGGCCACGGCCGCGGCGTCCCAGAGCCCCGCAGTCCAGGCGCCATGGAGCGGCCGGCTCCCCTGGCCGTGCTGCCTTTCTCGGACCCTGCGCACGCCCTAAGCCTGTTGCGTGGCCTGAGCCAGCTCCGCGCCGAGCGCAAGTTCCTGGACGTGACCCTGGAGGCGGCGGGCGGGCGTGACTTCCCCGCGCACCGCGCAGTGCTGGCGGCCGCCAGCCCCTACTTCCGCGCCATGTTCGCGGGGCAGCTGCGCGAGAGCCGCGCCGAGCGGGTGCGCCTGCACGGAGTGCCGCCCGAcatgctgcagctgctgctcgACTTCAGCTACACCGGCCGCGTGGCGGTGAGCGGCGACAACGCCGAGCCGCTGCTGCGCGCCGCCGACCTGCTGCAGTTCCCGGCCGTGAAGGAGGCATGCGGCGCCTTCCTGCAGCAGCAGCTCGACCTGGCCAACTGCCTGGACATGCAGGACTTCGCCGAGGCCTTCAGCTGCGCGGGGCTGGCGAGCGCGGCGCAGCGCTTCATACTGCGCCACGTGGGCGAGCTGGGCGCCGAGCAGCTGGAGCGGCTGCCGCTGGCGCGCCTGCTGCGCTACCTGCGCGACGACGGGCTGTGCGTGCCCAAGGAGGAGGCCGCCTACCAGCTGGCACTGCGCTGGGTCCGGGCCGACCCGCCGCGCCGCGCCGCGCACTGGCCGCAGCTGCTCGAGGCCGTGCGCCTGCCCTTCGTGCGCCGCTTCTACCTGTTGGCACACGTCGAGGCCGAGCCGCTGGTGGCGCGCTGCCCGCCCTGCCTGCGCCTGCTGCGCGAGGCGCGCGACTTCCAGGCGGCGCGCTACGACCGCCACGACCGCGGGCCCTGTCCCCGCATGCGCCCGCGCCCCTCCACGGGCCTCGCCGAGATCCTCGTGCTCGTGGGCGGCTGCGACCAGGACTGCGACGAACTGGTCACTGTCGACTGCTACAACCCTCAGACGGGCCAGTGGCGCTACCTGGCCGAATTCCCCGACCACCTGGGCGGGGGCTACAGCATCGTGGCGCTGGGCAATGACATCTACGTGACAGGTGAGTGGGCTGGGGGCCAGTCAGAGGGACCCCCTCCCAGGGCTCTCTGGGGTTGGCCTGCTCTGCCCCTGGGGGAGCCCACCTGCCCCTGGGAGAAAAAGGACCTGGAATCCGAGTGCCGCTCCTGAGCCCAAGCTGCGAAATGGGTAACTATGCTTGCTGGGATGATACTTTCAACCTTGAAGAAAGACCCCTTGTGTGAGCGGGGACAGGTAGCTGCTTGTGGGTCTCTGCCCCGTGAGGCTGGGCCTGCCAGGCTGAGCCAACTCCTTGCCCCGCAGGTGCCTCCCCCCATATGGTTGAAAGGCACTGGGACGTTCAGCCCGCACAATGGGcgctttctttttctccttaaggAATCCAGGACTGGGTGGGAGGCTGACGCCTGGTGAGGCATCCCTTCCCCATAGGGGATTTCTCCCTTCCTGCTGGGCCCTGAGGCTCCTGACTCACTGTTTGTCACCGCTGACAAGGTTCTCTTGGACTTGCACCTAGGCTCTGTGCTGTGGTCACATGGCGTTTAGGCTGAGCTAGCCAGCAACTGTAAACATGGTCACATGTTCAGAGATTTTCTTCCAGTTACTTGGCCCAAACCCCAAAACACTGCCAAGTCATGGTGGGCGGGTCCCAGCCTGCCTGATTCTTCAGCTTCTcctacattttttattaaagatgAATCTCGGTTCAAACATGAGGCTGCCTCCTTCCCAAGGGTGCGGAGGGGCTGTCTTTGTGACTGCTATATAAGGAAAGAATTGGCCAGGCAGGCATTGGAGGTTTTGTTATCAGGCAAGGAGCTAGGGATGGGTTATCacagccactgtgccctgccaggCACATTTGGGACAAAGCCCACTTTGTGACATGCTCCAGCGTTCCATTGGGGCTCTGACCTGACAAGGGGGACACATCCCAGCCCAGGGGAATCCTTGGCCCTCTGGCCACAGCTTCCTTGGCCTGGTCCGAGTCCAGTACCTCGAGGTTGTCCCCTTGTTGGTTGTGGACTGTCATCTTCGTCCCCCCTGCCGTGCCCCAAGTCTGGCCAGTGACTTTGAGCAAAGAACTCCTTCCCAGAACTGGCCAGACTCGCCCCACTTCCTGCACACCCTTCCATAAATGTCATAGCTGAGCAGTTAATCCTTTGGGTTTAGGCAGGTGGCTGGGTCATTCCATCCAGCTGCCTGTAGGGAATTTCATGGGGGCGAGAAAGCCGGCTTCAGCTGCCTTCTACACAGTTCTGCTTTGGGAGGGAGGCCGGCACAGTGACTTTATAAGagctttgttatagaatgtcatGTCTGCTCCATCCTGTGGCGCCAGCCTCAGAGGCCAAGGAGTGCAGCCCCAGAATTCCTGGGGTCCCTCACGCCATGGGGATTCTGATATCCTTAATAGATGTAGTATGATTTATGATTATAGCCagtacctttttttatttttttgctttttattgaaataaaaatacaagtatatatatcacatttgtacagcttgatgaatttttgcaaacaaaacacacctttttgttgttgttgttttgagacagagtctcactttgttgcccaggctagaatgagtgccagggcgtcagcctagctcacagcaacctcaaactcctgggcttaagcaatcctactgcctcaggctcctgagttgctgggactacaggcatgcgcggctaatattttctatatatttttagttgtccagctaatttctttttatttttagtagagacgaggtctcgctcttgctcaggctggtttcgaactcctggccttgagtgatcctcccacctcagcctcccagagtgctaggattacagacgtgaaccaccgcgcctggcccaaaacATACCTTGTAACCTGTACCAAAGTCAAGAGCTAGAGGCCCAGAAGTGCCCTGTAGCATTGTGTTAGGTCTCTTGCTTACAGAAGTGGATTGCTCTCATCTTGTCCTGGCACAACCTTGGTTCGAGGGTGCCCAGGAAGCCTAGGATTTGGTGAAGTGCCTGTGCACCCCACCCACATGCCTGTGGCTCCCCAGGAGAGCTGCCCCTGAGGCCTGATGCTCTGGCCCAGTTGAGATGTCTGTGTGTGGGAGGGTCCAGATGGAGGCTGCGCCAGGGCCTTTGCTGGGCCGGCAGAGGTGGCCACAGTCACCTTGCTGGCGGTGGTCAATGTGTTCATTGCCTCAGCCCCAGCATGGAGCTTCTGGCCTGGGCTTTAGGGGGAAAGGACGTGAGTTTAGGGAGAGGCCCTCGCAGAAGTTCAGGAAGACATGGCAGGTGACTCACCTGAGTGGGCTGACAGTCTGCCCATTGTGCATCCTGGCAGGTGGGTCCGATGGCTCCCGGCTCTATGACTGCGTGTGGAGGTACAACTCCAGTGTGAACGAGTGGACGGAGGTGGCACCCATGCTGAAGGCCCGCGAGTACCACAGCTCCTCTGTGCTGGACGGACTGCTGTACGTGGTGGCCGCTGACAGCACGGAGCGCTATGACCACACCACCGACTCCTGGGAGGCCCTGCAGCCCATGGCCTACCCCATGGACAACTGCTCCACCACCGCCTGCCGTGGCCGGCTCTATGCCATCGGCTCCCTGGCCGGCAAGGAGACCATGGTGATGCAGTGCTACGACCCCGACACCGACCTATGGTCACTGGTGGACTGTGGCCAGCTCCCCCCTTGGTCCTTCGCCCCCAAGACCGTGACTCTGAATGGACTCATGTACTTCGTCAGGTGAGTCCCCGGTGCCTGGTCCGCTCTGTGTTTGGCATTTCTCACCAGGCCCAGTGCTAAGGATGTCAGCACTGTTCTCCCCACTtcacggatgaggaaactgaggccaagctGGGATCAGGGGCTGGGACTTTCTGACCCCAAGTATGCTTGTTCCACCCCTTTTTTCAGAGCAGTTCTGGGTTTTCTTAGTCGAACCATCCCAAGAGTGATGGAGTTATGTTCTTTCAGGAAAAGGGCTTAGCTGCGTCCTGTCAGTGTGGagcagagacaggcagacagTGGGTCACTGTGTCTGCTGGTCTTGTGGCCTGTCTGTCACAGCCAGATGCCCGTCCTGACTGGGCAGTAAGCATCCAGGAGGGGCCAGGAGCCCTGTGCGTGCTGCACAGTATTGTGCACCTGTTCATGgctgctgctccctccctggcctagAACCTACCTTGAAGCTACAGgaccaggagggaaggggaaggaatggATGATTGACAGTCCTCTCTGTGCCCTTCTGGCctgggctttttttcccccagggtacaagcgctttggttacataaattgcctttgcagcCCCCGACTAGTCTGGGGCTTTGACCTGGGAGCCTTAGAGGGTGTGTGCTCTGTCTAAGCAGCGCTGGCCTTTGtctgccccagccccagacaAGAGGCTCCTCCCCAAGTTGCTTGTCACCCAAGTGGCTGTGGGGGAGGCCATATTATCATATGCCAGGAACCAACTGTTCTGAGAAAGCCCTGGAATCTCGGCCAGCTCTGGTCCCATTAGAAGACATCCTCTGACCCTTCACCCAGCTCTTCCTAAGTTGTGGAGGTGTCTTCAAAGAGGGGGTGGAGATGGCTATAAATACAACCTATCAGAGTGCCAGAACCTTCACTGCAGCCCCAGCAGGCCGTGGTTCCAGGCCAAGTGCTTTTGagactgccccccaccccagcagcatGTGCCCAAGGGCAGTCGCCAGCTTGGAAGCATTTGGGGACCCCCACACCCCTTTTAGCCTTCACGtgtggcggggaggagggagtgcTCTGGAAAGGTTTGTTCTACCAGTGTGAcctgaggggaaggagaaggtcCTGGGAgcgggggcagggcctgggcgcTGCCCTGTGTGTGCACTTCGGCTCTTCAGGAGCCACACAGccccctgcctggaatgccaCCTATTTTGAGTGGCTCCCAGATCAGCTGTCCTCAGGGAGGCTACCTGTGCTGGGTGGGGGCCACAGTCCCAGCGTCCTCCTTGTCACCAGTGGAGGGACTGCTGTCGTGGGCCTCCTGCCCTGTCTTGGTTTTGCACAGGCGGCCCCTGGCCCGGGCGCAGAGCCCGCAGAGGAGGGGTGGGGCGCGCTGTCCCGCCCGGCCGCTCCACCTGCGGCCTGCGTGTCTGCTGGGAAAGCGGGCAGGGGCAGCCCCTCCAGTATTTAATGATCCAGCCACAAACTGTAAAACGGGTTTTGCACTTTGAAATAATTGCGGGAGGCGGGAATCAAGACGAATAACATTTCACAACACGAAGTTATGTGAGATTCAGAGTTCTGTGCCCACGAATGAAGTTTTGTGGGAATGTGCCAGCCTCTTCGTGTCGAGTACTCCTCCGGTCCACGAAGCCTAAATTACTCACTGTCTGGCCCTTTTGCTGCCCCCGGTCCCATGATCATCATTAtgtctgttactttttttttcttctagtatctTTGCTTTTCAAGGCTGTGTCTTTGAGCCTTTCACTGTAGGGGTGTGGAGGGTGGCGAACGAGGCTGAAGGATCTTGATCCCAAAGTGAAGGGCGTTGCTGGGTCTTCATTCCTGTAACTGGACTTAGCCTGCCAGGCAccagggacacagcagtgaatgGGACAGGGTTGGGGACTCACAGTGATGTTGGGGACAGTGGCAAGGAGTGGTCCAGGGCACATGGCTTGAAAAGGTGGCTCAGGTCAAAatcaggaggaggagcaggaggctggGGTAGGGTGGGTGGTTTGAAGCCTGAGGTGGGAAGGAACGTGGTCCCGCGAGATCTGCAGGGAGCCACTGTGGCCACAGGGGCAGGTGCTAGCGGGTGGCAGGTGCTGACAGGCTTCAGGCACCCGGGATTGCGACCTTTAGGTCTGGGAAGTGAGGCTGGGTTCTGGCCTTGGAGCCTGGAATAGACCCCTGAGAGCAAGGGAGCTGCCCCAGGATCAGAAAACCCAGGTCAAAGGAGGTGGGCCTTGAGGGCTGTCATCTCCAGCCTAACAGCCCAGGGGGCTTCCTCCTTGCTCTGACCAGCCGTCCTCCCCTCCGCAGGGATGACTCCGCCGAGGTGGACGTGTATAACCCAGTGAAGAATGAGTGGGACAAGATCCCATCTATGAATCAGGTAAATTTGCAGACACGCAAGTGTCGGAAGCGCACGCTATGTCTTGTTTTTGCAACCAAAGTGTCCTCGTGAGTGTTTGGGACCCACAGCTGTGGTGGGCGAGGCCCGTGGGGAGCTCTCTCCAGTGTCACCTTAATCAGTAGAAGACTTTTGCACTTGAGGCTTGCCGAGATACACAGACGTTAAATAGGAGCCAGGATCACACAGCTTAGGGAgctgtatttattgagcacctattatgagCCAGACAGCAGAAGGAGGCGAGGGAGCTGGCCAGTCACCTGGGAAGTGTCCCACAGCGggacagcaagtacaaaggccctggggcagagggtCCTGGTGTGTTCTGTGGGATGACCCCAGCagcccagtgtggctgcagcagaGGGAATGAGATCAGGCAGGAGTCTTTGGGGACTGACCTTAGgattacatttattgagcacctactgtgtgctctgAACAGGATCTCCCCTTTTCTGCTTGTTGAGAAGAGAGGCCCTGGGCCTGGCAGTATGACAGGGTGGGGACAGTCAGTGGCGTTTGGCCACAGGGGCAATCTCATTAGCCCCAGATACACATCCGCACCTGCCCACAgccttgttttctgtcttttaacaTTCCCAAACCTACTCTAGTGATAGCTGATGACACGCTGTACAGCACAGCTGAACATTCTTATGATTAGGAgatataactttatatttcccCACTGTACTCATTGTGGCAAATTTGGGAAAGATGGAGGTACCGGCCTGTGGCTGAGAGCCCAGGCTTTGGgcgagtcccagctctgccactgtcaGCCCCAGGTGGAGAGGACAGTAGTGCCCACTCCAGAGGGCCGTTGCAGAGGTTCCAAGGGTGACATAAGGAAGTTCTGGGCATGGCCTGCACATAGGGGGACCCCATGGGTGGCCACCCTGACCACCATAGGATAGGGTCACTTGTCAGACCCAGCCAGGCCTGGCAACTGACTCCTGGGCAAGCCCCCTATTCTCTCAGTTCAGGTGTTGGGAGGACATTGATGTGTCTTCTGTCTCCAGGGAGTGCCAGGGCTGCCCTCTGGCCGGGGACTGACTAGGCATGCCTTGTCTCCCACTGGTCCCCGGGCTGGGCTGCTGGCCCCTACTCACCTGTCCCCTTGGCCTACAGGTGCACGTGGGGGGCAGCCTCGCTGTCCTGGGAGGGAAGCTGTATGTCTCTGGGGGATACGACAATACATTTGAACTCTCGGACGTGGTGGAGGCGTATGACCCAGAGACTCGGGCGTGGAGCGTGGTGGGGCGGCTCCCGGAGCCCACCTTCTGGCACGGCAGCGTCAGCATCTTCCGCCAGTTCATGCCCCAGACCTTCTCGGGCGGGCGCGGCTTCGAGCTGGACAGTGGCAATGACATAGACACAGGCCGACACCGGCCACCGCAGAACCCAGAGGAGCTGCACTAGCCCCGGCCTGGCCCAATGAGGGCCTCAGTGCAGGTAACCATCACCTCCACAGAGACAGTGACCCCTCCCTCATGCAcgagcacaggctctggggtgGCTGAGCGAGCCCTAGGATCCATCGCCTGGATGGTTCCTGTGCTTTTGGAGCCTGAGTCACAGTTGCTGGGGCCAGAGCCGGTTGTGAATGCCCTCCTCAGTTGAGGAGGAGCCACCTCGCTGCCAGCACGTGTTTCTGGGTCCCAGAGGTCACCCCCAGCCTGCAGATCCCCAGCTCACTCATGCAACGCAcaccctcctgctgctgccacctgcaCCTACTTGCTCCCACCTTGGGAGAGGAAGACAACGTGGGGGTGACGAGTGAAGGGGAGGGGGCCTTCCATGAGGCACTGAGAATGGTCTGGAGCATCGCTGGTCGGCAGACATTGGTCGGCTGCAGCCCTGTGTCCGGTGCCAGGTGTCCCAGTGAGCCAGCTCTCCAGACAGAGTGGGGATCTTTCCTGTCTCCAGAGGACATGCCGTGGCAGATGCTGCATCTGTCCTGCTAGTGTGTCCTCACTGGCTTGGACACTTCCACTGAGCCTTCACCCCAGGCTGATGAAGGAAAGAGGGTGGAAGCCTGTGTTGCAAAGCCATAGCTCCTTCCTGGGAGGGCCCATGGGTCGTCATTGATCCTCAGCCCAGCAAACAGCTGCAGGCGCCGAGCTCCAGAGTAGAGTCCTGTTGCTTCCAaaggagccctgggcagggctggccctggtGGTTGGTTCCAAGGTTTGACATGCTTGCAGTTTAAccattaaaagagagaaaagggagctAGAAACAGGGTCAGCTTTGTTTGATTTCCAAGTCCACAAAGTACCATTGCCAAAGCCACTGCAGGAGGTGCTCCAGGGAAGTGCCACAGCATGGGGAGCCCTGGTTTTCTCAGAAGCAAGAGGTTCCCATGGATTGGGTGATTTGGGCCCCTCAAGGTACCTGTAGTACACTGCATGAATttgtccttccttctctttttagaGAAGAGGATGTTTAGGCTGCCTTTCCTCATTAGAGAAAACGaaagcaaatgtttattaagttgCCTTTTCTTAGTAAACTAACTTGTAGAGATGTGCTCTCACCAGGAAAAACA
Above is a window of Lemur catta isolate mLemCat1 chromosome 3, mLemCat1.pri, whole genome shotgun sequence DNA encoding:
- the KLHL21 gene encoding kelch-like protein 21, yielding MPGAQRLSAGHGRGVPEPRSPGAMERPAPLAVLPFSDPAHALSLLRGLSQLRAERKFLDVTLEAAGGRDFPAHRAVLAAASPYFRAMFAGQLRESRAERVRLHGVPPDMLQLLLDFSYTGRVAVSGDNAEPLLRAADLLQFPAVKEACGAFLQQQLDLANCLDMQDFAEAFSCAGLASAAQRFILRHVGELGAEQLERLPLARLLRYLRDDGLCVPKEEAAYQLALRWVRADPPRRAAHWPQLLEAVRLPFVRRFYLLAHVEAEPLVARCPPCLRLLREARDFQAARYDRHDRGPCPRMRPRPSTGLAEILVLVGGCDQDCDELVTVDCYNPQTGQWRYLAEFPDHLGGGYSIVALGNDIYVTGGSDGSRLYDCVWRYNSSVNEWTEVAPMLKAREYHSSSVLDGLLYVVAADSTERYDHTTDSWEALQPMAYPMDNCSTTACRGRLYAIGSLAGKETMVMQCYDPDTDLWSLVDCGQLPPWSFAPKTVTLNGLMYFVRDDSAEVDVYNPVKNEWDKIPSMNQVHVGGSLAVLGGKLYVSGGYDNTFELSDVVEAYDPETRAWSVVGRLPEPTFWHGSVSIFRQFMPQTFSGGRGFELDSGNDIDTGRHRPPQNPEELH